One part of the Oncorhynchus clarkii lewisi isolate Uvic-CL-2024 chromosome 7, UVic_Ocla_1.0, whole genome shotgun sequence genome encodes these proteins:
- the LOC139414102 gene encoding coiled-coil domain-containing protein 122-like — translation MANSAGMTVENDVTGSLLCIAVETHGGPDFSLTQALEDVSQQGYAQIVALREKQQVLSSLQAILSDIEKKGKEAEVELKSNVRQILILEGEMEHLQRHMQDLGLRSITVYNENTELRLLIEEEEDNFSRVLAGYNTYRNKMEGHRTAVLQAESQTRAHRELVEKRALVRVLTERREELRADLENPEGNAVKQAQKELDDMRGQISDRRKMVTERRELILKEFESHTLIKKHIEIQNRRYDAIVKRLHCQLMKAQSGHRQLSDDIYHMEREIQDLKRHLEVP, via the exons ATGGCCAACTCTGCTGGGATGACGGTGGAAAATG ACGTGACAGGGTCCCTTCTATGTATTGCTGTAGAGACACATGGAGGGCCTGACTTCTCTCTAACACAAGCTTTAGAAGATGTCTCTCAACAAGGATATGCCCAGATTGTGGCCCTCCGGGAGaaacaacaagtgctcagctcTCTCCAG GCCATACTATCAGACATTGAGAAGAAAGGCAAAGAAGCTGAAGTGGAGTTAAAATCCAACGTGAGGCAGATTCTCATCCTGGAGGGTGAGATGGAACACCTGCAGCGACACATGCAAGACCTGGGCTTGCGTTCTATCACCGTCTACAACGAAAACACAGAGCTCCGACTGCTGatcgaggaagaggaggacaactTTAGCCGCGTGCTGGCCGGTTACAACACCTACCGGAACAAGATGGAGGGCCACCGGACAGCCGTCTTGCAAGCGGAGAGCCAGACGAGGGCTCACAGGGAGCTAGTGGAgaagagggctctggtcagagtgctcacagagaggagagaggagctgaggGCCGACCTGGAGAACCCAGAGGGGAATGCTGTGAAGCAGGCACAG AAAGAGTTGGATGACATGAGGGGGCAGATCTCAGACCGGAGGAAGATGGTGACTGAGAGAAGAGAGCTCATCCTGAAGGAGTTTGAGAGTCACACACTGATCAAGAAGCATATCGAG ATCCAGAACAGACGGTACGATGCCATCGTGAAGCGTCTCCACTGCCAACTGATGAAGGCCCAGTCCGGCCACAGGCAGTTGTCTGATGATATCTaccacatggagagagagatccaGGACCTCAAGAGACACCTCGAGGTGCCATAA